In a single window of the Drosophila albomicans strain 15112-1751.03 chromosome 3, ASM965048v2, whole genome shotgun sequence genome:
- the LOC117567930 gene encoding streptococcal hemagglutinin: MLQHQTNSQNNLTFLKSNYKYKRRNILTMRALPACCVARTPNQLAATLSKTDLKTSAATATVTTTTTIARKCSTILSLFIVIIWKVLQAAANCCLRYAGRIIANADDHENAYAYVFGHDHDVNATAVRHLQLVAFPQSHSHSHSHSHTRTTHAEDDANDEVSTAREQQQQQQHQLQQQHLSSSSLQKSSNSLTTTAAVATTTATAATTTAATSSATTTTRVVMLSAAKSRLPLMTLLIALLLSMRLTSAGTCWQTHLGSGKCNKIFSTNITKSDCCGVSQTFSYTDRELSSVEYFFATAIGGGVECAPCIESCKGFKCGPNKKCVKRKGRPKCVCAPECGATLRRKHQLQQQQLQQQQHHNVAEQQSWQPPKSSALLLSAMPPRGSRSLISEITNANLGLDGAKRQSESSSNNSSNNNNSNGTDNQRNQLQEKPMPMPKRTSRRRGMLGETKHRRLLIIDSSSSSNLQEQPTTRRLHMEGNGNSNGGRVQMQIKAERETEWEKELEMERLAPIRGYDRRRHRKNNSSSNNNNNNNSSSSSNNNGKHLTRSMTTLTSTTTTTALKVTATATGANDSSSTTPAQTAQSRHKLANANEPANDINRQQQQQLQQKDNAPARVRHQHQQQQQQQQLAPNHEQQYDNGSQQRRHKHKHNHKDKPHAAATETAAAAEGILLTANTTMSGSGSESGTGSGSGTGARRRLYLAEHGSETAASSGTSSGSSSSSSNSHLANTDDLTFLAGIYEAAPMVQQQQQQQHHTNPVCGNDGRTYNTECQLRKRACRTNNAQLEVAYRGHCKTSCNGVQCVNGLTCVEDQYMMPHCIVCKIDCPWDDDDDVDDESAAYDLDSDEEKSQRQQRRAVCGVDGKTYRSTCDINRMICKIGRSIAVAYPGPCRADHVTCEDIKCGPKDTCLIDLRTHMPRCVSCRYKCARKQQRTQFRADKICGNNNHTYNSWCEMRKDSCATGYFIGVRSTGVC, from the exons ACAATTCtaagtttatttatagtaATCATATGGAAGGTTTTGCAAGCAGCAGCCAATTGCTGCCTGCGCTATGCTGGCCGCATTATTGCCAATGCCGATGATCATGAGAAtgcgtatgcgtatgtgtTTGGCCATGACCATGACGTCAATGCGACCGCAGTGAGACATCTACAACTGGTAGCATTTCCACAAtcgcactcacattcacactcacactcacatacacgcACTACGCACGCTGAGGATGACGCTAATGACGAGGTGTCAACGGCACgtgaacaacagcagcagcaacaacatcaactacagcagcaacatttatCTAGTTCTAGTCTAcaaaagagcagcaacagcctgacgacaacagcagcagtagcaactacaacagcaacagcagcaactacaacagcagcaacatcatcagcgacaacaacaactagagtCGTGATGTTGTCGGCGGCCAAGTCTAGACTGCCATTGATGACTTTGTTAATTGCATTGCTGCTGAGCATGCGTCTCACATCGG CTGGCACCTGCTGGCAAACGCATCTTGGCAGCgggaaatgcaataaaatctTTTCCACCAACATCACAAAATCTGATTGCTGCGGCGTCAGCCAGACATTCTCCTACACGGATCGCGAACTGAGCAGTGTGGAGTATTTCTTTGCCACAGCCATTGGAGGTGGCGTTGAGTGTGCGCCATGCATAG AGAGTTGCAAGGGCTTTAAATGTGGGCCAAACAAAAAGTGCGTGAAACGCAAAGGAAGGcccaaatgtgtgtgtgcacctGAATGTGGTGCAACACTGCGGCGCAAGcatcagctgcaacagcaacagctgcagcagcaacaacatcacaaTGTTGCCGAGCAACAGTCATGGCAACCACCGAAATCATCAGCGCTGTTGTTGTCCGCAATGCCGCCGCGTGGCTCACGTAGTCTAATTAGTGAAATTACAAATGCCAATTTAGGTTTAGATGGCGCCAAACGTCAAagcgaaagcagcagcaacaacagcagcaacaacaacaacagcaacggtaCTGATAACCAAAGAAATCAACTGCAAGAgaagccaatgccaatgccaaagcGAACCAGTCGTCGAAGGGGGATGCTGGGCGAAACGAAACACAGAAGACTTTTGATTatagacagcagcagcagcagcaatttgcAAGAGCAGCCGACAACCAGACGATTGCATATGGagggcaacggcaacagcaacggcggcAGAGTGCAGATGCAGATAAAAGCGGAGAGGGAGACGGAATGGGAGAAagagttggagatggagagaTTGGCGCCGATACGGGGCTACGATCGTCGCAGACATAGAaaaaataacagcagcagcaacaacaacaacaacaacaacagcagcagcagcagtaacaacaatggcaaacacTTAACAAGATCAATGACGACGCTAacgtcgacaacaacaacaacagcgttGAAGgtgacggcgacggcgacaggAGCCAATGACTCGTCGTCCACGACGCCTGCGCAGACAGCTCAGTCTAGACACAAGTTGGCAAATGCTAATGAACCCGCCAACGACATtaacagacagcagcagcagcaactgcagcagaaAGACAATGCTCCAGCTCGAGTCAGAcaccaacatcagcagcagcagcagcagcagcagcttgctCCAAATCACGAACAACAATACGACAATGGATCGCAGCAGCGCAGGCATAAGCATAAGCACAACCACAAGGATAAGCCgcacgcagcagcaacagaaacagcagcagcagcagaaggcaTATTGCTGACAGCGAATACCACAAtgtctgggtctgggtctgaGTCTGGGactgggtctgggtctgggACTGGCGCACGTCGTCGTCTGTATCTGGCTGAACACGGAAGTGAAACGGCTGCGTCATCGGGCacgagcagcggcagcagcagcagcagcagcaacagccacttGGCTAATACCGATGATTTAACATTTCTGGCTGGAATTTATGAGGCTGCGCCAATGGTG caacagcagcagcagcaacaacaccacacAAATCCGGTTTGTGGCAATGATGGTCGCACCTACAACACTGAATGCCAGCTGCGCAAACGTGCCTGCCGCACCAACAACGCCCAACTTGAGGTCGCCTATCGCGGCCACTGCAAGA CCAGCTGCAATGGCGTTCAATGTGTGAACGGACTGACTTGTGTGGAGGATCAGTACATGATGCCACATTGCATAGTATGCAAAATTGATTGCCCCTgggacgatgatgatgatgttgatgatgagaGTGCTGCATACGATCTGGATAGCGATGAGGAGAAgtcgcagcggcagcagcgacgggcggtgtgcgGGGTGGATGGCAAAACATACAGGAGCACTTGTGATATAAATCGCATGATTTGCAAAATTGGACGATCAATTGCTGTGGCGTATCCGGGACCGTGTCGAG cggACCACGTCACCTGTGAGGACATCAAGTGCGGCCCAAAGGATACTTGCCTCATCGACCTGCGTACGCACATGCCACGTTGCGTCTCTTGTCGCTACAAATGCGCCCGCAAGCAGCAACGGACG caatTTCGGGCGGACAAAatctgtggcaacaacaatcacacgTATAACTCGTGGTGCGAGATGCGCAAGGATTCGTGTGCCACGGGCTATTTTATTGGCGTTCGATCGACGGGCGTCTGTTAG